One window from the genome of Terriglobia bacterium encodes:
- a CDS encoding DUF4256 domain-containing protein codes for MKNTKSNQKQLSPEQREQLLGMMKARFDKNMNRHKRLEWAKVQARLEAHPEELWSLHEMERTGGEPDVVGQDKTTGEYVFYDCSGQTPSGRTNVCYDREALDSRKEHKPKNNAMDMAAAMGIELLTEEEYRELQKLGEFDTKRSSWVKTPAEVRGLGGALFCDRRFGRVFVYHNGAESYYAGRGFRGSLRV; via the coding sequence ATGAAAAACACCAAGAGCAACCAGAAGCAGTTATCCCCGGAACAACGAGAACAACTGCTCGGAATGATGAAAGCCCGCTTTGATAAGAACATGAACCGACACAAGCGTCTTGAATGGGCTAAAGTCCAGGCGAGACTGGAAGCTCATCCGGAAGAACTGTGGTCACTTCATGAAATGGAAAGGACCGGCGGCGAACCGGATGTTGTCGGTCAAGACAAAACAACGGGCGAATACGTCTTTTATGATTGTTCCGGGCAAACTCCTAGCGGCCGTACGAATGTCTGTTACGACCGTGAAGCGTTGGATTCGAGAAAAGAGCATAAGCCGAAAAACAACGCTATGGATATGGCCGCGGCTATGGGCATTGAGCTTCTAACGGAAGAGGAATATCGAGAGCTGCAGAAACTTGGAGAATTCGATACGAAGAGATCGAGCTGGGTGAAAACACCAGCGGAGGTCCGAGGACTCGGAGGCGCGCTCTTTTGTGATCGCCGATTCGGCCGCGTCTTTGTGTATCACAATGGCGCGGAGTCTTACTATGCCGGCAGGGGGTTCCGCGGCTCGCTAAGGGTTTGA